A stretch of the Marivirga tractuosa DSM 4126 genome encodes the following:
- a CDS encoding primase-helicase family protein: protein MDWNKDKKLYLRVATTYYKKVDKLLLSGDYHNYLTMWSRQALIDDYGKESIGDIKKFDGFCNYPSHTNYQETIGKLFNTYKKLNYEPKEGSIENFKAYMNHIFQSQYELGLDYFTILYQKPTQALPILCLVSRERGTGKTTILNLSKLIFGDNMTVNKTEDFRSQYNEDWSSELLIGIDEALLDRKEDSERIKNLSTAKTTKSQAKYKQRVEQEFFGKFILCSNHEETFIPIDQGETRYWVIKVKPFEGEEDPFLIEKLEKEIPAIMHFLANRKISTEHSSRMWFHPSLLKTDALRRVINRNKSKAELELASIFNDILYDFDQEEIKFTLTDAVAFLNRSKIRNNQRTQIKEILQQKWQLSPIENPSTYTKYTINSEGNIYETPQAKGRYYTVNKEFIDDKLLNC, encoded by the coding sequence ATGGATTGGAATAAGGACAAAAAACTCTACTTAAGAGTTGCAACTACCTATTACAAAAAGGTAGATAAACTTCTATTATCTGGCGATTATCATAACTACTTAACCATGTGGAGTAGGCAAGCATTAATTGATGACTACGGAAAAGAAAGCATAGGAGACATAAAAAAGTTCGATGGGTTCTGTAATTATCCTAGTCATACAAATTATCAAGAGACGATAGGTAAACTATTTAACACCTACAAAAAACTTAATTATGAACCTAAGGAAGGTAGTATAGAAAACTTTAAAGCATACATGAACCATATTTTTCAATCACAGTATGAATTAGGCTTGGATTACTTTACTATCCTTTATCAAAAGCCAACTCAAGCACTTCCTATATTATGTTTAGTCAGTAGGGAAAGAGGAACGGGGAAGACTACTATTCTTAATTTATCTAAGTTAATATTTGGTGACAATATGACTGTCAATAAAACCGAGGACTTCAGGTCACAGTACAATGAAGATTGGTCCAGTGAATTATTAATAGGCATAGATGAAGCCTTATTGGATAGAAAAGAAGATAGTGAAAGGATAAAGAACCTTAGTACAGCAAAAACCACTAAAAGTCAAGCAAAATACAAGCAAAGAGTTGAACAGGAGTTCTTTGGAAAGTTCATTTTATGTAGTAATCATGAAGAAACTTTTATTCCAATAGATCAAGGTGAAACCCGATACTGGGTTATCAAGGTGAAGCCTTTTGAAGGTGAAGAGGATCCCTTTCTCATAGAAAAATTAGAGAAAGAAATACCTGCGATAATGCATTTTTTGGCTAATCGGAAAATTTCTACTGAACATTCTAGTCGAATGTGGTTTCACCCTTCATTATTAAAAACTGATGCTCTTAGAAGAGTAATAAATAGGAATAAAAGTAAAGCTGAGCTTGAATTGGCATCAATTTTCAATGATATCTTATACGATTTCGATCAAGAGGAAATCAAGTTCACATTAACTGATGCAGTAGCTTTCCTCAATAGGTCTAAAATAAGAAATAATCAACGAACTCAAATTAAAGAAATTTTACAGCAAAAATGGCAACTTTCTCCAATCGAAAACCCCAGTACATACACTAAATATACAATAAATTCGGAAGGGAATATTTATGAAACACCTCAAGCAAAAGGTAGATACTACACAGTTAATAAAGAATTTATAGATGATAAACTGTTGAATTGTTGA
- a CDS encoding helix-turn-helix domain-containing protein — protein MKKLFFEPPYRPMLANVKQFNFAMQNNVTITMSLDEFKQVIRDTIETSSSTATIDVEGDEMNQKEAAKFLGVTQTTIIKYKREGKIPYEQLPGSTKVKYYKSQLKKVISKNRHLLGPSRK, from the coding sequence TTGAAAAAGTTATTTTTTGAACCACCATATCGCCCGATGTTAGCGAATGTAAAACAATTCAATTTCGCTATGCAAAATAACGTCACAATTACAATGTCCTTGGATGAATTTAAACAGGTTATAAGGGACACAATAGAAACTTCTTCATCTACAGCAACTATTGATGTTGAAGGAGATGAAATGAACCAAAAAGAAGCTGCTAAATTCCTAGGAGTTACTCAAACTACGATTATAAAGTATAAAAGGGAAGGAAAAATACCCTACGAACAGCTACCTGGATCTACCAAAGTAAAATACTATAAGTCACAGCTTAAAAAAGTAATTTCAAAAAACAGGCATTTACTAGGACCATCTAGAAAATAA